The sequence tatagcaCAAAGTGCAAAATGTGCTTATAGCACTATAATTGAAAAATAATTTCTACAAAGCTTTCAGGGTTTTGATATTAGGTCAGCAAGGAGTCTATGAGTATGTTTTCAATGACTTGCTAAAGCATATTAAATATAGTGTAGTAAATATAGGGGACTTCAAGAATTAACTAAAGAACTTTCTGCTAACAAACACCTCTATAACAGAGTGCCTTTACAGCAATTATCAAATCTGATATGATATTAATGAACTTTTCCATCTAGATTGTTTTCATTATAACTACAATAATTTCTTAACCATAAGTAATTTGTAATACACTTTCTTGAAGAGTAGCAAACGTCTGACATCTTTCCACAATCTGTATAATGTATGCCGTGGTAACGGCAAAAGAAGGGGACCATCAGAAGAGGACAGTTAAGACGAAAGTGCACAGTGTGCATGCGCAGGACAAATAGTTACAACCCAATAGTAAATGTCAACCATCTCATTGTTAGTGTCTGGTTCTATCCACTGCGGTACAAATCTTCGCTTAACCCATGAACAAGCTCACAATTTTTCGTAACAAGCAGGTGAGCGGCACATTTGGCACACATGTAAAGAATAACTGTCTTTATGTTAGGCTACCAAGGCAAATATGTATGAGCAAAATCAAAGTTTTATCTTAGTTTAATTACAATGTGATATAATAACCTTACATTAAATGACCTAAATCACTGTTtacttaaacaataataaaataaatatttattagatAACTCCATTTCCATGCACAAGTGTTAACGCACAATAATAACCCAGTCAAAGCATTAAACAGGTGCTGTGGCAAGAGATCCAAGCCAACCGCTTTTTCGTTTGCTAATTATCtcgtagacaactgcctcattggGCGATTATGCCGTTAGCTCAGAACCTGGGTAATTTTCTTGtacagattttaaatttttttcgctGTTCATTTCATATTACTGCTGATCGCTTGGACATATAGCACAACTTATCATTGTGTTACCTGAAGCAATAATTAAGGAACAGGTACTGGCTTACAactgtgaaacaacaatggaatggtaaAAGGCAATGTTATTGGTCGTTAGCTCACTTTATATATACGCATGCCAACTCAAGGATTTAGTATTTCAATGGCAGGAAGTGGAACTACATTGATATGTGCTTCTGTTTTAGCGCTTCTCCTTTTTGGAAACAATCAACATGAAGGTTAATATCAACTAGTGTTAAAAAGAGCCTTCTCTAGCAGCTCCATATGTAACATAACAATTTTGTTTTCCTAGATCTGAATTAACACTACAATTCCATGCTAAAAGAATGCAGTTTGTTGATATCTAAAGGTGTCAAATACTAATTTCATCTGGTTCTACAGGGACGAGCAAAGTGTAACTGTTTTACTGGCATCAAAGAGTTTTACTTCACCCTGTAAAAATATTTCCCCATTCAAAAGCCTTGATGACAGATGGGGAGAAAACTGTAGGAATTTATTGCTGGAGGTGGTAAAATAAGGACGGAACAGCTCCACAAGAGATAATGAAACTGAAGTGCAATAATGTAATATGAACACGTCTGTAGAATAAAATCCATGATATAAACAAGCAAACACTAACTAGAAAGGTATACTCATTATGTTGTACTAATCAATCATACACAGATTAGcagtataaaatgaaaatatttaccgATATGATTCAGCGGACTACTAGAATTTGTAGAAACCAAAACAACATGGGCACACACATAACCGAAACAGTGATATTATGCATAGTAAGAAGTGGAACGGTGTACAAGTATTATTGAACATTTTTATTCAAGAACAGCTTCCTACATTTCATGGTACTGGAACTGACATTTTTGGCTTTTAAAGCACACCTGGGAATTTCTACTAGTTATCAAATGAAGGCAATCTACCGACTGTACAACAACACATGGTTGTATTACACACTTCACCACATGTAGAAGAATAACACATCCATGTTTTGATAAATGTGAATATATCTTACATGATGAGTGCATGGAAAGGTTATTCTATTACTGGTTCTTTCAGATAAACACATGTACAAAAACAGTCTGTGAAATGTATCCATGACTAAAaaccttaaaagaaaaaaattagatcaCCAAAGGAATGATTTTCCAACTTATTCTTATCCATTCACTTTACAACACTAAGCACTTTTTATAGGCTACAGTAATTCTAATACTATTAAGTAAAAATATCAATTCCATAAACTATGATGTACAACACAGATCCAAAAGCACTCTCCAGCCTTGTTGAGCACTACTTATTCTAGCTGTTTTTCAACTAATTGGAACTAATTTCTAAAGCATTTTTGTAAGCAGTTATTAGCCAAACAAGGCCAGTTTCCTTGATTGTCATCACAATGAAAATGTTTCAATACAAGTAACATTTCAGCTCCAATTTGGTGGCTGTCAATTTCCATTTCAGTGAAAAACATCTAGATATGAGTTTTTGAGCACTTGACAGCCATAAGAAATAACCAATACAATATGaaaaaataaaggaacaaaaaGGAGCACGACAACCActaatttctttttattgttttttaactgTTTCTACAACTTCACATTTATGATCTGCAGAACAGAGAAGGCCTAGTGGGATGAACACTAGGCATGCACAAGAAATATAAACAATTATATACACAAGCACTTCTACAGGCAGTCTCATTCACCGTGCTCATCCGTCAATTTTGTTCTCAATTAATAATGCCATATTTAATACAGAATAAAAACAGAAAAGTAAACACTGAAATAGTAAACATGTGCACTGTAAATTCATCTTCATTAAAGAAGCAATAGCTCTTAAAAAGCATAGATTCTGGCAAAAAACACTGGTTATTCAGTGTTAATAAaccattaaaaaaatataaaaccactGAGTCACAAAGTTCATAAAATTATCCATGTAATACAAGAGAGATATACTTAGCAAATTTGCATTTATACTGCATGTTGAATGAAAAGCTCTGGTGGTGTCACTAGATAGCACAGAGACATATTATTGGCATTAACATGAAAATCTGTGTgtacataaattttaacttttacaaaaacaaaagtatcaaaTAAAAGCCTACAtacctcgtcatcatcatcatcatcatcatcatagcagTAATCGTCATTGTCGTCATTAGGATCAATGTGTTCTTCAGAGGTTAAGCACTGACTGTTTATGCTTGAAACTTCATCATCCTCACTCTCACTGCTGTCACTATCACTGCATACAGAAGCTGTTTCAGAAGAAGTCTCTTCACATGAATCATCACCACCTGCATCAAACATAATGACGAAACTATCCTCACTATCGATTGAACATTCTGAAGAAATTCTCGTCCTTAGCATTGGGCACCTTGTggatacaaatatttcatattCAGTTAGAGAAGAATCAGAACAAGCAACAGGCTTTGCTGAAGCGTTATCAGACTTCCCTTCTGTGAGGGATGTTACTGGtctttcaggaacactgttttctttgtcattttcctTCTGTTCAGTTTCAAAAGTAACAGTCTCTCGTTGAGTATGTGACCCATAGCAGTCAGGGACATCATTACCATAAGAATCTTTCATCTTGCAAGGATCACATAAACTGTAAGGACGGCAACGCCAATTTGCACACTGATCTGAAGGAGATCCCTGATAAGTAGGtggtgtcatttttttatttggagAACATCTCAATTTGTGGTTAAATGATCCTTTCTTTTCACAAGCCATCAAGTCGCTGTCAAGATCAAGGCAATCTTCTTTTATATCATTTAATAAATCTGAATTTAGTCTTCTTTTACCTGAGAATTTACTATTACTTGCTGTATGCTGTGCACGCCTTGTTTTCAAGTGATTCATTTTCTGATTTTGTGGTGTATGGGGAGTACCTGTACCGTTGGTTGAGTCTGTTACAGTGATGGACTTATGCTGATTGTCACGAGAGAGTATGCAGTGCTTTCTGTGATGTTCTCTGCTATAATCTGCCCTGTCCCTGTATTTATCAAAATCATTATGGTGATCTCTGTACCTCCAATTATTATTTGGCAAGATGCTTAAGCTCTGTTTCTTCTGACGAAGTTTCACTGGGTCCCTCCGAGCAGACCGCAATATTTTACTACCTGTGCTGCATCTGGCCAGGTCTCCAGTTCCTGGTATCTTGCTTGCTACTTGTGATTTCGTGACTTCTGCATAAGACTGCTTTGGCTCAGCAGTTACTTTTTCTTGTATCTGTTTTTCTACAGGTGATGTTGGGGAATCTTCAGGTGACATATTTTTTGTAGTATCCATTGTCTGCTCTTGATAAATTAAATTATTTGTATTCATCAGATGAAAGCTTTGCGAAAGCAAGAAAGCAGCATCAACTGCTCCTGCTTTGATATATTCCTTTGTACTTTCCTTGGAATTCATTGCAGACATTGAtatatataggttattgttagtcccaATTATGTTGTTGTACTGCTCCAAAACTCTTCCCCAGAAATTGTTCTCCCTATCTGTAGATGAACCTATCAAACATTTACTGCCTATAAAACCACCAATCAGTTTAGAAAAGCTGTTACCTACTGGTAAACGACATCCAAATGGGTTAATgaagttattcttcatgtttacaactTCAGAACCTGGGTCCTTACATTTGAAAAGCGAGAAATTATTATCCACTGTATGAGTATTAACACTGACATCTACAAAACCTTGCTGCATTGATTTTGGGTGTATAGCAGACAACCCAAGCATATGCAATGGGCTAAATCCAATCTGTCCATTGTTTGGCATAAAATAATTTCCCCCACGCTCCATTTTTACAGACTCTTCCCTGCCAGATAGCTGATTAAATGAACCTATTTAAAATTTACACCAACAAGGGCAAGTGCAGTCATGaccaaataaataacatttttaactcctcaattgccactttttaagTATGTCATCGTCACTGTTCCTCTTCAAATTAGagtttaaattctgatgcacacAACTGTCACTGACTCTGCGACACCAAACAAGCCAACGAGATGTGTGCCTCTTCCTTAATCGTCCAGGTTGCTTGATACCGTAACAAATCGTCTTACAACAGCAAAATTTACACCTGTAAGTTTGATTCTTCTGTAAAACAACCGTTGTGATACTTGATATAACACTTGAATTCGATTTATTAGCACTTATCTGCGCCATTGTGGCAAATATTAGAACACTGCTACATCACACAAGTTAATACCGCCATCTTGGTAGAGAACTGAATGAATCGGACGTCAGCAAAGTCTATTGCGTTATACCAGGAAACCAATGGTAGCCCGTTGCTAGGTTTTCCCCTTTGGTTGGTAGCCCTGTATGTGGAGACAAATGAAACTTGTTGCAGTCGCAATGTATGACTATGAAATCACGGAGAAAATGTGAAGGTGCTGTAATTCTCCGCTACGTGACAGTTAATTCAcatctttgaaaaaataaaaaaatggagatTGGCAAGAAGTATACTAATGAAATCACAGCATGGACTCCTTAGATGGGAAAGGATATAAGGATTATTATGGAAAAATGATAGCAGTTTCAATATTTACCTCAAAAGGTAATGAATTCACAATGCTCCCATTGAATGACTCAATAGGATGTTGAAGGAGGGCTGTGAGGGAGTTGTGAagggaaaaataaacattaaaatgttGCAGAATGTGTTTCTGCTGAGTCGTTTACAAGTTATACGGAAATACTATATACTCCATTTGGCGACATAGGGGGTTTGGTATGTAACGGTAGATCTGTGAAATACTGCTGCTGTGAATGCCACAGTTATTGCCAAATTAGgcagtttaaaaacaaaaaaatgcagatAAGAAATGTGCTGTGATGCAATTATATATTGTACAAACATGCAAAGCAGGACGTAATGTGACAGCCTTTGTAGGCCCCGTGGAAGATACACAAGACTTGAAGATGTTCGTTTTTTGAGGGAACAACACTTGCCTGTGTGAAAATGTACCAATTCTATGAATTATAGCGCAATTAAATGAAAACGCACAAAACATTTCTTTACTCAAAACTTAgcaattattttttaaagataacCACAGTTTACATTTTCATATCAGAAACGCAAGAATATACTATCTTGTTTTTGCTGCAGGTATTTTCCCAAGTATTTTCCCAAAATATCTGTGTCTTTCCAATTTCTTACCAAGCCCACAAGAACGAAACCAGTTCCAGTAGCTAACACAAAGTTAACACCAATTTGTATTCCCATATTTACTCTTTCAGACACAAATTAATAATACCTCTTGCTCTGGATAGAATCTGTGGAAATAACAGAGCCTATGCAGTCAAGCCATTTGGAAGGCTCGTCTTGTAATATCTAATCATAGTGAGTTGAAATGGCTTTCCTCTTATCTTAATCCaacaagaaattaaatttaatcATTTTCATCCCTAGTATTGCGTATTACCAGAAAAGCACCACACACTTCGACTACCCGAGCGAAATAAGGTCACAAGACCTCTCTCAAATCCCCAGCACATTTTCTATGTAAAGATTATCAGTGACACAGAAATTAATCTCCACACAACAGTTGGTAACATGGTAGACAATAGCAAAACAAAAGTCAAAATATTGAATACTGTACTGTCTTCTTCAAATTTtccctaatttatttatttatttatttgtccacatTAGTTACAGACACGAGATATTAAGACTAAAAACTTTACACCTGTTGGTTTTACAACTTGCAGATATatgtcattttaatttttataacagatTTGATCCATATAATGAATAGTTATAAAATTTGACTATATGCAGTACATTtacaacttatttctacaattaaaaatATGAATTATGGTAAATGTATTCATCCATGAGATGCTGAGGCATTGAATAAAAGCAGTTTTGTAGTTGGTAGGATGTTCCAGAGTTTTTGAATTACGTAGTTTAGAAAAAGATTTTATATGTCTGGGTAATCTTTTGTACAGCATGCATTACATAGCTACACCATTTTGGCACAATCTGCTGTTGCAACAACTAACAATTATGTCACCGTTTGACCTCTTACTGTAATCATGGACAATTTTGTTCTGAGTGAAAAAGTTTCTTACCTTGGTATATATACATTTTTAACATGTATAACCCCCTAAAGTATATAAGTATAGTGGAAAGATAAGATTTTTAGCTCTTACAGTGCTTGCTTTATTTATTATTCTTAGGACTACCTTTTGCTTCCTGAAAACTAGTTTACTCTGTGTACTTCTCCTCAGAACATGACATCATTCTTCTGTAGTGAATGTACACAAGCAAAGTACACATTTCATCATTAGTGTTGTTGCTTAGAATTCTGATAATAAAACCCATTTTTGCTAattttgaatttagggatgtgatatgaTGAGCACCCTACTAAAGATTTCACTgaatatgaatcccaagaaaattaGTTTCAGCAACAGCCCTAATGTTTTGTCATccatacatattacaggttgtgctgcatttttattttgatctgtaCTGGTATGGAAATTTACGTATACTGTTTTCTGGTATTTTCCATTAGTCTTTACTGATAAACCACTCAAACCTTCTTTTGTTGCCGTAGCACTATCACTGTAAACATGAATCACATTGTTATCTGTACTAGAGATGTTGAAAAGAAGAAATACAATGTCCAGTTGCAGAGTCAAGTGGTGGGTGGTGTGGAGCATAGGGGTAGTGACACACACTTTCCCCTTATATTTTTTGTACccattaatttccaaaattttcagctAACTTTTAGAGAACATAATTGTGTTaagaaagttctggtagaatgaaaatacttcagaGAAAAGGAGACCACTCACAGAAACGCAAAGCATTGAGTCATCGACAGGGACATACAAAAAAGAGAGAAAGCTTGCCAACTCACAGAGTAAATCCTTTCTCATGCTAGAGTACAAATACAAATACACCCCTCTCCCTACTGATACACTTGCCTGTGCCCCTACATAGTACTTGCACAAAGCCAGGATTGCCATTTGGCAG comes from Schistocerca piceifrons isolate TAMUIC-IGC-003096 chromosome 8, iqSchPice1.1, whole genome shotgun sequence and encodes:
- the LOC124711421 gene encoding uncharacterized protein LOC124711421 isoform X1 encodes the protein MERGGNYFMPNNGQIGFSPLHMLGLSAIHPKSMQQGFVDVSVNTHTVDNNFSLFKCKDPGSEVVNMKNNFINPFGCRLPVGNSFSKLIGGFIGSKCLIGSSTDRENNFWGRVLEQYNNIIGTNNNLYISMSAMNSKESTKEYIKAGAVDAAFLLSQSFHLMNTNNLIYQEQTMDTTKNMSPEDSPTSPVEKQIQEKVTAEPKQSYAEVTKSQVASKIPGTGDLARCSTGSKILRSARRDPVKLRQKKQSLSILPNNNWRYRDHHNDFDKYRDRADYSREHHRKHCILSRDNQHKSITVTDSTNGTGTPHTPQNQKMNHLKTRRAQHTASNSKFSGKRRLNSDLLNDIKEDCLDLDSDLMACEKKGSFNHKLRCSPNKKMTPPTYQGSPSDQCANWRCRPYSLCDPCKMKDSYGNDVPDCYGSHTQRETVTFETEQKENDKENSVPERPVTSLTEGKSDNASAKPVACSDSSLTEYEIFVSTRCPMLRTRISSECSIDSEDSFVIMFDAGGDDSCEETSSETASVCSDSDSSESEDDEVSSINSQCLTSEEHIDPNDDNDDYCYDDDDDDDDEIDFNDDAEIEGLICVSKTELKEANERWKSAYEDIPSAEKESEKVQFAKTPELKTVHKIIAWDFAYRAARVGPWELIARDRIRFHRRIEHMSRILSPVLQNQHRRNIWEKFHKDTLDVP
- the LOC124711421 gene encoding uncharacterized protein LOC124711421 isoform X2, giving the protein MERGGNYFMPNNGQIGFSPLHMLGLSAIHPKSMQQGFVDVSVNTHTVDNNFSLFKCKDPGSEVVNMKNNFINPFGCRLPVGNSFSKLIGGFIGSKCLIGSSTDRENNFWGRVLEQYNNIIGTNNNLYISMSAMNSKESTKEYIKAGAVDAAFLLSQSFHLMNTNNLIYQEQTMDTTKNMSPEDSPTSPVEKQIQEKVTAEPKQSYAEVTKSQVASKIPGTGDLARCSTGSKILRSARRDPVKLRQKKQSLSILPNNNWRYRDHHNDFDKYRDRADYSREHHRKHCILSRDNQHKSITVTDSTNGTGTPHTPQNQKMNHLKTRRAQHTASNSKFSGKRRLNSDLLNDIKEDCLDLDSDLMACEKKGSFNHKLRCSPNKKMTPPTYQGSPSDQCANWRCRPYSLCDPCKMKDSYGNDVPDCYGSHTQRETVTFETEQKENDKENSVPERPVTSLTEGKSDNASAKPVACSDSSLTEYEIFVSTRCPMLRTRISSECSIDSEDSFVIMFDAGGDDSCEETSSETASVCSDSDSSESEDDEVSSINSQCLTSEEHIDPNDDNDDYCYDDDDEIDFNDDAEIEGLICVSKTELKEANERWKSAYEDIPSAEKESEKVQFAKTPELKTVHKIIAWDFAYRAARVGPWELIARDRIRFHRRIEHMSRILSPVLQNQHRRNIWEKFHKDTLDVP